Within the Rhodothermia bacterium genome, the region AACAAACGCGCCTGAATACGCTCCCAAGCCCATCGTTTTTGATGCTCAGCATTGTTGAGCTTAAGTTCTGAATAACCGGAAACAATCTGTACCAATTGGTTTTGGGTTCCGGCTTGTTCGGAGAATGCCCGATAATCCAGCTCCCTGCGTTTTTTAAGGAAGAGAGCCAACCAAGCAACCGAAACCAAAGAGGTGGCGATAAAGACCAAAAATATTTGCACATTATAGAACGCCAATACCGTTCCAAAAACAAATACATTCACCAAAGAGAAGACCACCGAAAGCGTATTGGTGGTAAGAAAGGCTTCGATGCGTTGGTGATCGCCCATGCGTTGAAGCACATCACCAATCGTTCTCTGGTCAAAAAACGTAAGTGGTAACTTGGTCAATTTGATCAAGAAATCCGTCAATAACGCCAAATTTAAGCGGACTCCCAGATGTAGTAAAATCCATCGCTCAATAAATCCCAATGCCGTTTGCCCCAAAAAGAGGGCGACTTGTGCAATGATCATGAGCACCACAAAACTTAGGTTTTGCCGTTGAATCCCTTGATCTACAACAGCTTGAGCCACAAAAGGTGCTAATAGACTCAGGAAACTTCCTGCCAACATCCCAAAGAACAACTGTAGCAAGTAGCTTTTATATGACCGGAGATAACCAAATAGAAAGCTCCATTTTCGGTTCCGTTCTTTTGGGACTTCATGTTCCCCAAAGTGCGGTGTTGGCTCCATGAGGAGCAAAATCCCCGCCAATTCATCGCCATGATGGCCACTTGCCCATGCCTTTTCAAACTCACTGATGGTATAAGAAATGAGGCCATGTGCGGGGTCAGCCACATAGACATGCTTGCGGGTCACTTTATAGATCACTACAAAGTGGTTGTCGCGCCAATGTGCGATACAGGGTACGGGCACTTCAAGCAGGCGCGAGACAGGCAGCCGAACGGCCAAGGTGCGCATCCCCACACTTTCGGCGCAATGTGCCATTCCCAATAGCGATACCCCAGATTTTTCGATATAACAACGCTCTCGTAGAAAGGGCAATGGATACGTTTTTCCATAGAACCGAAATATCATCTTAAGACAGGTTGGCCCGCAGTCCATCTCGTCTAACTGACGATAAAAGGGAAATTTGCCTTTTTTGGTACGAGGCTTCCACTTAGACTCCTCTTCGATAACGTGCTCTTCGGTCTGAGGCTCCGGTTCTGGCTCCGGAAAACTGGGGGGCGTCGGTTCCGATAAATCTTTTCTTGGCGGGTTGGAGGGCTCGCCGTCAGATGCGGCAAAAGACTCAAAAACCTCTTCCCAAACGGTGTCTGGGGGAGGTAATGCGGTATTAAGTTCTTCTTTAACGGAGGTATTAAGGTCTTGTTCGTGTTGGCTTGTTAGCGAAAGACCAGAAACGATTACATTCTCCGCCTCCGGCATTTGGTCGCCAGAAGCCTTCTGTTTTGCTGCGTTTAAAAAGTCAAGTACGTAAACCTTCACAAAGCAATACCTTTAACGTTCATACAAGAATAATCCCAATCTGTAAATTCCTTGCATAAACTGTACCAAAACAAAACGATGACGTACAGGATAGTCTTCGGGAAACAAAAAACCCCCGAAGTATATGTAAACGTCGAGGGCTGGCAAGGTGCTTTTTGGGCATGTTTTGAATCCTTAAGATGTTTCAAGTGCCCAAATAGCTTAATGAACAAGCCTTATTTGGTATTTAAAAAGGCCAAAGGTAGTGCTAAAGGGTTTTATCCACCCACCTTGGCGTTTTTAATCCGGTAGTACATCCCAAATTTGTCGTTCTCCAAAACCTCGATGGTTCCGGTGACGGTAATAGGCGTAAACTCATAGTCGGCGGCGGCGGGTGTAAATATTTCGATCATCTCTTTACCACCCGGCGCTTCAAAATAACAGTGTGCAGGACGCGCAGCAATAATGAAGTGCTTGTGTTTTTCTCCCATTTCTAAGGGAATCATAAAGCCTTGAATTTTAATCCGCTTGCCATTGAGTGCTTTCACCTCTGGCTTAAAGACCGTGACATATTTGTTGTTTTGCCACTTAGACTCCACCTTTGCAAGGGTATCCCACGAGAGGGCTTGTTGGGCATTGGATACCAAAGGCAGGACGAAGAAAGCGGCTAAGAAAATAAAAAGTTTACGCATGAATTCTTGCGTTTTAGGTTAATTGGGATTGTGATGAAGGGGCAACACAGGCGTTATCAGAGACAAGGCGCGCGCGGTATGCTTATACCAAGACGGCAGGAACGGCTTTAGGTTTCCGCCAGATCGGTACGGCGGAGCATGGTTCTCCGTACATGATTTTTTTTGCAAAAGGTTGTAAATATTGGGTAGCAAGCAAATACGCATCTAACGGTACAATGGGACTATTGCAGCCCTTTAAGACCACTGGAAGACCCGCAAAACGAGACCAGTCTTCCAGCGCCAAAGCCCGTACATAATGATCCCGGACCAAGTCTTTTTCGTCCCCAAAGGCCACCGATGTTGCGTGGCCGTGCAGTAAAGAGGCAATCAACATATAGGTCCAACGGGGCACGATGGCATTGGTTGTACATCCAATGGCGACATGCTTGTGGTCATAGGTCGTCCAATCTATTTCGGCCATCGCCTGACGAAAGGGGATCTCGCGTAGCATGAGACCTTTATGCAGAAAGGCCGCTACATCAAACGTTACAAGGGGTTTACCGTCCCACAACGCTTCTAAATTATAGACTTCGATGGCACTTTGCGCCACTTTATTGGTTAGTTCCATTTTTACGAGCCTCAATTTGGAAAGTGGTATTCACACGCCAAAACCTCTTTTTGGTTTCCAGTGGCGTTTTATTCCATATTTGCGGCTTCCTGTTTGTGGTTTATGGATAGGAAGAGGTTCTCTTTCTTAGTATCTTGCTTGTACCTCGATAACACATAAAAGCAAAATGAGATGATAAAAAATGTAATACTTATTTCCTTTTTGTTTTTGGGCTTAGGCAGGACATTATTGGCCCAAGAAAGACAACTTACCCTCGGTAGTTCATCTGTTGGATTACAGAATAAAACGGAAACAATTTCGAGATCAGTTCAAAAAGTGCCTCATCTCCATGTTACAGATCAGTTGATGCAAAGTAGCGAAGGGTTAAGAGCGCTTACGGGCTTTAAGGACTGGAAACGCAGTGGCGGCGCTATGCTGCTCAAGAAAGAAGCCACCTCAAAATTAGGGGATACGCTTGCCTTTCGCGTACGGGATTTTAAGGCTTCAAAAAACATTACCTTGAAGTTTCGGCTCGAACGCATCCACGATCTGGCCAATTTTTGGGTAGAGTTAGGGGAGATTTCCCTGAAACGCATCCGAAATACCGCCTTAGATTCCGTTGTGGTCTATATGACCGCCAAAACACCAGCTTTCCCAGACAAAGGCATCCTGCAAGTAGATCAGGAGTTATTTGGCCAACCACCCAATAGCGACGGCGATGGCAAATTAGATGTGCTATTATATAATATTATTGATACTTATGATGGGGAAAGCAATACAAGTGCTATTGCGGGCTATATCACCCCACAAGATTTACCCGGTACGGGCGGGAATGGCAATAACCGCGATATTATCCATATAGACACCTATCCAAGTATGAATCAGGGCGTCACCGAACTTATGGGAACCGCAGCACACGAGTACCAGCACCTGATTCGGATCAACTACGACAATTCCGAGTTAACATTTGTGGATGAAGGACTTTCCGAATGGGCCGAGTTATACAATGGGTTTTCGGGGAGACTTATTTACTATCTGAGTACGTTTACCATTCCTGCTTTAGATTTTTCGCATACCGCCGAGAACAATATCTTTTTATTGGACTGGCGCACCCTTTCTTCTGGTAACGACAACCTCACGGAAAACGACTACCAACGGGCGGGGCTGTTTACGACGTATCTCGCCGAACAAATTGGCCATGCCTCGGTTGGGAGTATTACCAAAGATACCGCTGTCGGGCTAAATGGCTACCGAAATGCCATCACACAATCACAATCATCCTTTAGCTTGGAAGACCTTGTGCAAAATTGGCACACCGCAAATGCCATCAATAGCTATACACTCGACCCTCGGTTTGGGTATCAAAATCGGTATCGGAGGAGTTTTTTTCGAAGCCTTACCTATGACGGAGAGTTTGATGGCGCTACCGCAACCGAAAAAACCTTTACAACTGCTAAAATACAGCCCGGAGGTGTTCTCTATTATCGTTGGAATACAGTGAAGGATTTTTCAATCCAAATAGACCCCATTGCAGACGCCGGAGGGTCACTTGCCAATTACCGGAGCGTTACCCGTGCTCGCCTTATCCTGAAACCCGTAGGTGGAACCATCCAAGTGAAAGACCTTACGCTGGGTACTACGCCTGAAACCATCACCGGAGAGTTTGCCTCTGTCGCAATAGTCCTCAGCAATGTAAACCCAAGCCGTGGATCGGGCTATACGCCCTCCGTCCGGTTTGTAACCTCTTGGTCGGCAGACTTGGCAACGAGTTCTAACGAACTTAAATACGGCGAAAATGCCTTGGTTCACCAAGACCCTGCGTCCGGATCCTACTACTTCTTTTCTTTGGGTGGAAACGAAAGCAATGCTTTAGCAACCCGATTTGTCACGCCCGCCAATACGGTGCGTTTACAGAAGGTGGCCATTGCGCCATATTATAGAAGCCAAGACAGTAGCTTTGGTCTTGCTACGGATGCACCACGCGATGTAAAACTGACGGTTTGGAAAAGCAATGGTAAGGGATTTCCGGGTGAGGTCTTGTTTGAATTGGACGTCACTGACCCCCGCGCCTACGATGTGCCACGAGTGGGCTTTAACTTTTTTGAAATAGACCTCGCGGCTCATGAGTCCAAATTAAATGCGCTCCCAGATACGGTTTTTGTAGGCTATCGTGAGACCGGAAGTGACCAAAACTACATGCTGGTGGCTGCATCATATTTTTCAGGGGAAAATTCGAGCTTCTTTATGGGCAGTTCTAAAGCATGGCGTCAACTCAACAATACGCCACTTTCGGGTACGGTAACAGTCAATAATGCAACCTTGCCCATCCGCGCCACTTTCTTAACCCGAAAAATTGTAGCGGTGGAGGAAGAAACCACCTTACCCGATCAAATTACGCTTTCTCAAAACTATCCCAATCCGTTTAATCCGGAAACCACGATAAAATACAATCTGCCCAAAGCGGCACATGTTCGCCTGTCGGTGTACGACACATTGGGACGATTGGTGGAAAAGGTTGTGGATCAGCAACAGGTTTCCGGAACGTATGCCGTCCAAATCCAAGCCCAAAACTGGCCCAGTGGTCTGTATTTCTACAC harbors:
- a CDS encoding peptidase domain-containing ABC transporter — its product is MPEAENVIVSGLSLTSQHEQDLNTSVKEELNTALPPPDTVWEEVFESFAASDGEPSNPPRKDLSEPTPPSFPEPEPEPQTEEHVIEEESKWKPRTKKGKFPFYRQLDEMDCGPTCLKMIFRFYGKTYPLPFLRERCYIEKSGVSLLGMAHCAESVGMRTLAVRLPVSRLLEVPVPCIAHWRDNHFVVIYKVTRKHVYVADPAHGLISYTISEFEKAWASGHHGDELAGILLLMEPTPHFGEHEVPKERNRKWSFLFGYLRSYKSYLLQLFFGMLAGSFLSLLAPFVAQAVVDQGIQRQNLSFVVLMIIAQVALFLGQTALGFIERWILLHLGVRLNLALLTDFLIKLTKLPLTFFDQRTIGDVLQRMGDHQRIEAFLTTNTLSVVFSLVNVFVFGTVLAFYNVQIFLVFIATSLVSVAWLALFLKKRRELDYRAFSEQAGTQNQLVQIVSGYSELKLNNAEHQKRWAWERIQARLFRLSTNGLALEQYQTIGLMAMSQLSNIVVTYLTASAVIKGDLTLGALVAIQYIIGQVSGPLGQLVGFMHTAQDAKMAVERIAEIYDMPDEQPAEEPLLTQLPAFGDIRLDHVTFRYGGPFTEPTLDDINLVIPSGKVTAVVGTSGSGKTTLLKLLLKLYEPSGGKLYVGSVGLNTLDNRVWRRYCGTVMQDGFIFSDTIARNIALGEENVDPERLLYAAMMANILPLIETLPSGFNTKIGDDGRGLSKGQQQRLLIARVLYKNPAYLFFDEATSALDAENEAIIMQNLNRFFKGRTVVVIAHRLSTVRNADQIVVLEQGRIVELGNHEALVARGGIYFNLVRNQLELGD
- a CDS encoding DUF3299 domain-containing protein — protein: MRKLFIFLAAFFVLPLVSNAQQALSWDTLAKVESKWQNNKYVTVFKPEVKALNGKRIKIQGFMIPLEMGEKHKHFIIAARPAHCYFEAPGGKEMIEIFTPAAADYEFTPITVTGTIEVLENDKFGMYYRIKNAKVGG
- a CDS encoding DUF2480 family protein gives rise to the protein MELTNKVAQSAIEVYNLEALWDGKPLVTFDVAAFLHKGLMLREIPFRQAMAEIDWTTYDHKHVAIGCTTNAIVPRWTYMLIASLLHGHATSVAFGDEKDLVRDHYVRALALEDWSRFAGLPVVLKGCNSPIVPLDAYLLATQYLQPFAKKIMYGEPCSAVPIWRKPKAVPAVLV
- a CDS encoding T9SS type A sorting domain-containing protein, which gives rise to MIKNVILISFLFLGLGRTLLAQERQLTLGSSSVGLQNKTETISRSVQKVPHLHVTDQLMQSSEGLRALTGFKDWKRSGGAMLLKKEATSKLGDTLAFRVRDFKASKNITLKFRLERIHDLANFWVELGEISLKRIRNTALDSVVVYMTAKTPAFPDKGILQVDQELFGQPPNSDGDGKLDVLLYNIIDTYDGESNTSAIAGYITPQDLPGTGGNGNNRDIIHIDTYPSMNQGVTELMGTAAHEYQHLIRINYDNSELTFVDEGLSEWAELYNGFSGRLIYYLSTFTIPALDFSHTAENNIFLLDWRTLSSGNDNLTENDYQRAGLFTTYLAEQIGHASVGSITKDTAVGLNGYRNAITQSQSSFSLEDLVQNWHTANAINSYTLDPRFGYQNRYRRSFFRSLTYDGEFDGATATEKTFTTAKIQPGGVLYYRWNTVKDFSIQIDPIADAGGSLANYRSVTRARLILKPVGGTIQVKDLTLGTTPETITGEFASVAIVLSNVNPSRGSGYTPSVRFVTSWSADLATSSNELKYGENALVHQDPASGSYYFFSLGGNESNALATRFVTPANTVRLQKVAIAPYYRSQDSSFGLATDAPRDVKLTVWKSNGKGFPGEVLFELDVTDPRAYDVPRVGFNFFEIDLAAHESKLNALPDTVFVGYRETGSDQNYMLVAASYFSGENSSFFMGSSKAWRQLNNTPLSGTVTVNNATLPIRATFLTRKIVAVEEETTLPDQITLSQNYPNPFNPETTIKYNLPKAAHVRLSVYDTLGRLVEKVVDQQQVSGTYAVQIQAQNWPSGLYFYTLESNQQRVSKRMILIK